TcgtaaattacattttattcaaCGTTATGCAACTAAAATATGTATTTGTACAAGTtagtttttaatataaatatcgatagttatttaaaaattattagaaaattaacaaaaaatcaatagatattgataaaatttatgATAACAGTACATTGTTTAATAGTAAAACTTTATCCATTAtgaagtataatataatatatttctattgtCATGTCTTgtattttgtttctttcattacaaataataaaagttgaatggaattaaatatgttttaataaaataattttatacatgTCTATATGATGAATCAATATTATTATTTGTGTACCACAATTAAACTTACAATCAAATATATTAATCAAAAAACATTTTTTAGGCAGTTCCTTTAAAAGGTAACAAAACATGTCTTCGTACCGATCTCTCTATGATTGCCTCTTTATAGCATAtttgatattaaattataatatttttaaacagtattacattttatgaatataaataaagatacattaatattttttaataatgaaGAAATATATGTTTTTTATAGTATGCATATAACATACAATGAATACACATGCAATCACAAGCAAGGATTATAAACTAAGGAAAGCATTATAAACAAGAGGTTTTCATCTTATTCCTTACGGCTTTCGCTTAAAGTTTGTTGGACTTTATCAACTGTATCCTTGAATTTTTTTGCCAGTTCTACAGTTTTAAATTTAACTGCTAATTGCTCTATACATGGTTGTTCTTCAGCATGATTCATGCCTGCCCATATCCAAGAGCGCTCATTCGTACTGAGTTTAGTAAAGACAATGTCTGGAGTAAGTAAGAGATTGCATACTACTTTGTAAACTTGTTCTCGTCGTAACAGCAATCTGTAACGGTCATACTTTGGATGAtgtaaaattttcatttctccAACACCCCTTTCTTTCCACTCGCACGTGTTCTTATCATATCTGTATAATTTAGCTCTTTCACAAAATACTGTAACAAACATGTGACCATTTAAAGATAAATACATTACTCTTTTCAAAcagttattttaaattatacctttctcttcctcttcttctccgGTATGTACTTCTATAATATCAGGCAGAGGTATAATAGGCTCGAAATGAGGATCATGATCTTGATCATTTTCGGTTTGATCatattcttcttcttcattttcATCTTTTTTATCTGCTATAACTTGTTTTGCTTTTTGCACAGATTTTGATTTTGAACCAAATACAGCTGACCCAGCACCAACAAAAGAAAAATTTGGATCTATAAAATAAACATTTGTATAATAATGTTATCAGTTCTTACCAATTTAAATTGCTATTATGAGGATAATGATATGAAAGATGTACCTGTTTTGAATGCCATCTGGGAACTTTGAGCTGCTAAAGTTGAAAATGACACATTTGTCGTTGGTAAGAAAGCAATATCACTGTCGTTTTGCGTTTCGCTTGTTGTTGGTATTAATGTTCCAAAAGCATTAGTTGTCACAGGATTTGAAATTGTAAAAGATGATGTAGTTGTACATGAGCCGGAGAATAAATTGGACGAAAATGATGTAGATGTATTAGGAAATATTGAATTAGTAGATTTAGCAGATGTATCAAATGATGATGAACCTGTGGTTGAGCTTTCAGAACTAGTTTTCAATGCAGAAGATCCGAAAATAGAAGTACTAGCACCAAATACAGATGTCATTGCAGTACTTGTATTTGTTTTTGGTTGAGtgttaaaattatttgaaaatattgattCAGAATTATTTGTACTGACATTAATGGAAGTAGGCTTAAGTAATCCAGAAGAATCTTTTTTCCACATTCCACCAAAAATATTCTTTCctgtattatctaattttgccATTCCAAATATGGATGTTGTAGGTGTTGTAGACGATGTCATAAATGAAAAAGATGTAGTCGATGATACCTGTCCTTGAGAATTAGTGGGACTAcagatttttaaattttcaggTGTTAAAGTATCAGATGTAGATTTTTGTATCTCATTTGTAGTAGATGTAGTTTGGGGCATTACAAATGAAAAACCAGTTTTCTTATCACTTGATGTGATCGTATTAGTATTCCCAAATGATATACTTGATGTAGTTGTTGTAGAGAGAGAATTCGTTGCAAATTGTGACGCGGTTGTACTATGCAATCCAGACTTGAAAATGGAAGAAACAGTTGTATCAGTATTTGAAACTGGTGTTTGAACAGTTGTGACTTCATTAGATGCGGGACTTAAATTAATAGATTTTGAAAGTGACTGTATCCCAGATGTAGTAGTTAGAGGTTTTTGATCCTCTGTAGGTGTTTTTGATGTAGATGCTGCTTTTTCAGAATTTCTGTCTGAAAATAACGATACATCCGAATATTCTTTACAGCCTCTACATCCAGGACAATCTGGCTTTTGTTTGTACGCATAGAAGTTTTCTGGAAGTTGAAACTTTAATGCAGCTTGTTTTTCTTCAGGTGTTACTTTCATCTCGTACAGAACCTCGATATCTCGTGTAGGTGAAACTTCGGTAAATGCTTCTATTTTCGTTTCAGCAGTTTTTTCAATGGATGGGAGCTCCATCCTTGATTTGTCAATTACATCTTTGAAATCGTTAGCAATGTCGGATGTTTTAAAGCGACACGCAAAGAGAGTGGGTTCGATTTCTCCTTCGCTATAATCAGCAGCATTCCACATCCATGTTTTCTCATCTTTCGGCTTCAATTCCAAATTTGGAAGCACGAAATGATTTAAACACAGCTTTAATATTTGTTCTCGTCTCATTACTAATCGCAATTTGCCCGTTTCCTTGTGTTGTAATAATTTTATGTCACCTAAACCACGTTCTTTCCATTCATTTACCGATTTATCGTATCTAAACAACTTCGCTCTATGACTATAAagaacttcttcttcttcttcacctGTTTTAACTTCAATTTTATCTGGTAATGGAATTATTGGTGAAAAATGTATGTCATCGCTTTCCACCACTTCCTCTTCGCTATTTTCTTCTTCACCAGACTTTGTTGGAGATGATTTAGACACAAAATTGAACCCAAACGATTTTCCTGGTGTTCCAAAAACAAATTTTGCATTTGATGTATCTGTTTTATCATCAGATTTTGTAGCTATCAATGACGTAGATTTAGAATCTATAGAAACATCATTAGAGGTAGATAAACGAAATGAAAATCCACTTGTACTTTTCTTAGTAGTATCTTGTGGAATACCAAACGTAAATGTGGGTGTAACTCCAGAGGAACTTGTACTTATCTGAAAACCATCAGTTTTTGGTTTAGGTGGAAGAGACAGATCTTTTGGTGTGTCACAGGCAACACAATAATTACTTTCAGCTGCATTAACAATATCGCAACATTTACATTTCCATGAGCCAGCAGGTGGTTTAAACATTTGTGAAAGAGGTATTTGACTTGATGTAACTGTATTTGAGATATTTGATTTATTCGACACAGAAGAACGTGGTTCTTCACAAGCTATACATTTTGCGTTTGATTCTGCATTTCTTGTATAGCAAGCATTACATTCCCATGATCCTGCTGGTGGCTTAAACATTTCAGACAAGGAAGTCTGTATTTTGTTTGTTTGTGTATTTTGCATAGTTTCTGGCTTTTTCAAACTTTCTGCTGTAATACAATCCTTTACCATCTTTTGCTGATTGCTAGTAATTATGCTATAGAATTGAGATGCTTGACTGGATGTTTTAAATGTTGCTGCAAACATTACTGTTTTGTTGTCTAATCCATATTGTATGTTCCAATTGACAACTGTGTTACTACTACTTTTTAGTGTAAATGGGCATTTTGCAAAAATATCataattataacaaattttcaaactattTTCATCTATcattaataaacgaattttgttcgtttttggattccataaaatctttatttgtcCAGTACCTCTGTTTTCCCATTGTTTGGCATCACTGTTGTAATACTGAAGGCTAATCTTTTCAGTGAATAGCATTTCTTCATATTCAGTTTGTACAAGAGACTTGCCTATATCTTGAATACCCGCAGAAGCAAAGGTTGGAACAGTAGAATTTGCAGGAGCAAGAGCAGGAGCAGGAGCAGGAGCAGGAGCAGGAGCAGGAGCAGGAGCAGGAACAGGAGCAGGAGCAGAAGCAGTAGCAGGAGCAGGAGCAGGAGCAAGAGCAAGAGCAGGAGCAGGAGCAGAAGGTCTTCTAAGTGAAAATTGAGAAGTACTAACAGAAGTATTTTCATTAGTAACAACAGTACTGGTTGGTTGTGAAGATGAAATTGACGAGTTATGAACACTAACAGTTGGTACTGTTGTAGCCCCTGATTGAGAAGGTGTAGTTGCTTTTGTAAATGGGAAAGTAAACTGTGATGCAGCTATTATTCCAGTAGTCGAGTTTTTTTGTGTTGTAGTTGCAAAACTTTCAGCATTTGTTACAGTCTTATTAAATGTAAAACCGGCAAATGGACTAACTTCTGACTTAGTAGGAACTTTTGAAGATTCTGTAGTGGTTGTTTTTTGAATAATTGGTGTTGATGTAAATGAAAATCCACCAATAACTGTTGTAGGTACATTAGTTTTTAATTTCTCTGATGTAATGGTTTCTGTCACATCAATAGATTGTTTTTGAACAGTTTGTCCAGAAACAAATGGTGTTTGTTCTATAGCTTTTAAATCTGATTTAGTTTTCTCCGACTTTTTAATATTACTCGATGTAGTACTAGCTTTGGTTGATGTTTTATCAATACTTTCAATTATTTTCTCAGATGTAAGACTTGCTTTAGCTTTATCAAAATGTTCCTTAAAGGAAATACCTTCTTCAACAGTCTTAAATCTGATACAAAACTTTTCTAGATTTAATTCTCCATCAGCAAAGTCATGTGCAACCCAAAACCATGCCTTTTCATTATTTGATTTAGCAGTTAACTCCATATCTGGCGCAAGATAATGATTTGCACATACTTTTAATACTTGTTCCCTGCGCATAAGTAAACGAACTTTTCCTTCTTCATTTTTAAGTAATTTGACGTTTCCTATACCACGTTCTTTCCATTCATTATCCACGAAACGGTAAAGTTTAGCTCTTGCACAAAACAGTACCTCTTGACCCTCCTCTCCAGTAGTAACTTTAACTTCTGCAGGTAATGGTATAACAGGAACAAAATCCGGAATTGGATCATGTTCATGATCTGAACTATTTGGAGATCCAGTTGAACAGATAGTATCTTGCTTTGATGTCTCTGATACAGAAAGATTTGCTGGAGTAGTTGTAACAGTATTTGATAAAGGCGGTAAGTTTACTGTTGTTGGTATAGTAGCTTGGGAAGGCATAGAAATTTGATAACAATGTGGAGCAGATTGTTCTGTGGCAACTGAAGTAGAAGAACTACTTTGTCTGAAATGTGGAGGAATTGTTACACTAAGTGTTGGCTGAACAATTGGTGCTGTAGTTGGAAGTGTATCAGAAGTGGTAATAGCAACATTAACTGGTGGAATTTTATTTACAGGAGCGTCTTTTATAGTCGACTCTGGCTTTGATGTTTCTACTTTTTGCAGAGGAATTTGCAATGATTGACTTGTTGGTGGCATAAATAAGCTTTGTTGAAGAATGTTTTCAGGCATTTTCGATCTCGTATTAGGATACAATACCGGCATTGAATAAACATTTGGAGGGTATAAAGAAGGAATAGCTTGTGCATTTGGGTCATTAAATGACATTCCTGCCGGATAATATCCTTGAAAAGTAGCTGAAGGATATACCAACTGAGAATATGGATGTCTATGAGAAGATTGAAACATGTTCCCAGATATCGAAGATGCGGCGCCTGATTGATTTGCGTTGTAATTCAAATCATTGTAATCATCTTCATTTAGAATGCACAAATCTTCTTCTAGATTCGGATTAACATTAACATTAATCTGAGTACGTTGTTTCTGAAATTCTTTTCGTAATTCTGTTACTTCTTTTGCTAATTTTTCGACTTTCTCCATTACTGTTTTGTTCAATTCCAATATAGCTTTATTTTGCTCTGCTATCGATTGTATCTTATTATCCTTTGCATGAATCATTTGATTTAGTGTACGAATTTGAGCGTCAAGACGTTCAGGACTCGGACGTGCCTCAGAGCGATTCCGAGATAAATCCAATATATCCTGATGTTGTGTTCTACAAGGAGTGCTAGACTGTTTTGGTGTACGGTGTAAGTTTTTTTGTGGTGTACTCAGAATATTAATTGAAGCATTTAATCCCGTTAATGTTGATATTTTTGTAGCTGTTTGATCAACAGCACTATGAGCGGAAGAATAACTTTCATCCGACATTCCATCGCATTCATTTCTGCTTAAATCACCTCGTGATAGGTCTGGATCAAtccttttcaatttattttcaacATTGGAAATATATGTGGAAAGTAATAAGTTTAAAGGATGTTTCGGATCTGTACCTGGGCTGCGTAAGCGATCTAATGTTAGATAAAAACATTCTCTTGCTTTTGAGAGCATGATTATATGTTGTGATCTCATTTCAGATGTTAAACTTTCCTTGGGTATAGAACTGATAATCTCATCTGCAAGCTTTTCATACATTTGACCCTGTTGAACTGAAGCTTCTGGACATTTCAAAGCCTGTAGTGCATCTATTGCTTTTTCATATTGTTTGCTGCGTACAAATCGTTGAGCTAGAAGCAATTTACCTTCTTCTAAAGCTTTAATTATTTCTACATTATTCATTTCTTTTCCTTGATAGTTAAAAAATTTAGAATTAGTTATACGAATAACTTGATTATTTTGTAATCTTTCGAGAAGTGGTACTGCAGCTGACCAATACATCTCAGATCTTGCCTCCAAATATGGTATATCATTATTTTCTTGATCTATTTCTTTCAATGTCTCTGCTCTATAATGAAATATTCGTGCTAAATGAACTAAAAGAACAGGATGCAATCCGTGATTTCCAAGGCAACGTACTACTTCTAAGCCTCTTTGTAATTCTAATCTCAATTCTCCAACATCTTCGTCCAATGGCTTTTGCTTATCCATAGAATATACTTTATAAGCATAAGACCACCACTGTTCTTGAGCACTAGTACAGAGAGTGTTAGTAAGATCTGCGGGCAATGTAGGTAATTTTTCAGGGTTTAAAAGCCCACTCAATTGCTGTTCTTCAAGTACAGAAGAAGTGCAGATAGCAGCATTTAAAAATGCATCAATATCGAGACGACTTAAACTTTCAGGAGCTGCTTGGTGTAAGTTATAAACAGAAAACTGTAATTCACAGAAAACACGTGACGTTTGATTTGGATGCGGCCCATTATCTTTATTTTGTGAGGTGTGGGGCCGAGCTCTTAAACCAAGCCAAACTTGATGGTGTAATGAATCTGGCCATACTTCTTCAGATATTTCATCAAATCTTTTTAGTTCATTAAATGAACATAAACGTAATGGTGGATTTGAAACTGAAGAGTTCACGAAATATGATGTTGTTTTACCATCTTGATACAATCGACCAATAAAGATTCTTTGATATACCCGTTCTCGCCATGAACTTGTACAaaatttatcgattttatctagTAATTTCTTAGTATTATCTCGAGCATAATCTTGAAGTACATGACCTGCCTGGCTATATCTGTATGATCCTTCTCTATACCAAACATGTACTAGATTCTTAAGTCTATCTTTTAAATGCATAGTCCATACAGCAGTAGGATCTATAGGTGCTACATGTAATGCAGTTAATAAAAGAGGTCCACACAATCTACCTGCTTCAGACCAACTATCTTCACCAGCCTTAGTTTTACGTAAAATTAAACATGCTAAATGAAAATGTAATTGACCCCACATGTGTAATAACATGTGTTCAATAAAAACAGGATGATTAGAGAAGTTCTTTGATTTACATTCATGTAAACTTTGATCAAAACTGcaatatgaatgttttaattcaataatattagttatatatatatatatttctaataaaatagaTGATTCCTAGTACAAATATACTTACTTAAATACTGCCTGTATAATATCTGTTATA
The Bombus affinis isolate iyBomAffi1 chromosome 2, iyBomAffi1.2, whole genome shotgun sequence genome window above contains:
- the LOC126928623 gene encoding E3 SUMO-protein ligase RanBP2-like isoform X1, whose product is MRVVWIRPFESDLWYEGKSYCEQPLREILYYILKMFRSKKDVDRHVKNIFIKLKDSGEKKLRCYNIAKLYYQVGDYESAKKYVSNYLEIRDKSAGAHKLLGQALEALGQKEAAFVRYKISLELEPKQDDLLLKVCELLSDMDINTDINKIKYWVERADKKFPHHEIVFELKEKLLTLKTPSGDDDDLEKLIISELSVKQTDVHLQVKLLKYYVGNHRLEDAYNKATEIEATQCHRNNIIWYQSLTELLVKCKESKQSDWTFWIFYISVLERYAALCLKEQSNVIRKSITDIIQAVFNFDQSLHECKSKNFSNHPVFIEHMLLHMWGQLHFHLACLILRKTKAGEDSWSEAGRLCGPLLLTALHVAPIDPTAVWTMHLKDRLKNLVHVWYREGSYRYSQAGHVLQDYARDNTKKLLDKIDKFCTSSWRERVYQRIFIGRLYQDGKTTSYFVNSSVSNPPLRLCSFNELKRFDEISEEVWPDSLHHQVWLGLRARPHTSQNKDNGPHPNQTSRVFCELQFSVYNLHQAAPESLSRLDIDAFLNAAICTSSVLEEQQLSGLLNPEKLPTLPADLTNTLCTSAQEQWWSYAYKVYSMDKQKPLDEDVGELRLELQRGLEVVRCLGNHGLHPVLLVHLARIFHYRAETLKEIDQENNDIPYLEARSEMYWSAAVPLLERLQNNQVIRITNSKFFNYQGKEMNNVEIIKALEEGKLLLAQRFVRSKQYEKAIDALQALKCPEASVQQGQMYEKLADEIISSIPKESLTSEMRSQHIIMLSKARECFYLTLDRLRSPGTDPKHPLNLLLSTYISNVENKLKRIDPDLSRGDLSRNECDGMSDESYSSAHSAVDQTATKISTLTGLNASINILSTPQKNLHRTPKQSSTPCRTQHQDILDLSRNRSEARPSPERLDAQIRTLNQMIHAKDNKIQSIAEQNKAILELNKTVMEKVEKLAKEVTELRKEFQKQRTQINVNVNPNLEEDLCILNEDDYNDLNYNANQSGAASSISGNMFQSSHRHPYSQLVYPSATFQGYYPAGMSFNDPNAQAIPSLYPPNVYSMPVLYPNTRSKMPENILQQSLFMPPTSQSLQIPLQKVETSKPESTIKDAPVNKIPPVNVAITTSDTLPTTAPIVQPTLSVTIPPHFRQSSSSTSVATEQSAPHCYQISMPSQATIPTTVNLPPLSNTVTTTPANLSVSETSKQDTICSTGSPNSSDHEHDPIPDFVPVIPLPAEVKVTTGEEGQEVLFCARAKLYRFVDNEWKERGIGNVKLLKNEEGKVRLLMRREQVLKVCANHYLAPDMELTAKSNNEKAWFWVAHDFADGELNLEKFCIRFKTVEEGISFKEHFDKAKASLTSEKIIESIDKTSTKASTTSSNIKKSEKTKSDLKAIEQTPFVSGQTVQKQSIDVTETITSEKLKTNVPTTVIGGFSFTSTPIIQKTTTTESSKVPTKSEVSPFAGFTFNKTVTNAESFATTTQKNSTTGIIAASQFTFPFTKATTPSQSGATTVPTVSVHNSSISSSQPTSTVVTNENTSVSTSQFSLRRPSAPAPALALAPAPAPATASAPAPVPAPAPAPAPAPAPAPALAPANSTVPTFASAGIQDIGKSLVQTEYEEMLFTEKISLQYYNSDAKQWENRGTGQIKILWNPKTNKIRLLMIDENSLKICYNYDIFAKCPFTLKSSSNTVVNWNIQYGLDNKTVMFAATFKTSSQASQFYSIITSNQQKMVKDCITAESLKKPETMQNTQTNKIQTSLSEMFKPPAGSWECNACYTRNAESNAKCIACEEPRSSVSNKSNISNTVTSSQIPLSQMFKPPAGSWKCKCCDIVNAAESNYCVACDTPKDLSLPPKPKTDGFQISTSSSGVTPTFTFGIPQDTTKKSTSGFSFRLSTSNDVSIDSKSTSLIATKSDDKTDTSNAKFVFGTPGKSFGFNFVSKSSPTKSGEEENSEEEVVESDDIHFSPIIPLPDKIEVKTGEEEEEVLYSHRAKLFRYDKSVNEWKERGLGDIKLLQHKETGKLRLVMRREQILKLCLNHFVLPNLELKPKDEKTWMWNAADYSEGEIEPTLFACRFKTSDIANDFKDVIDKSRMELPSIEKTAETKIEAFTEVSPTRDIEVLYEMKVTPEEKQAALKFQLPENFYAYKQKPDCPGCRGCKEYSDVSLFSDRNSEKAASTSKTPTEDQKPLTTTSGIQSLSKSINLSPASNEVTTVQTPVSNTDTTVSSIFKSGLHSTTASQFATNSLSTTTTSSISFGNTNTITSSDKKTGFSFVMPQTTSTTNEIQKSTSDTLTPENLKICSPTNSQGQVSSTTSFSFMTSSTTPTTSIFGMAKLDNTGKNIFGGMWKKDSSGLLKPTSINVSTNNSESIFSNNFNTQPKTNTSTAMTSVFGASTSIFGSSALKTSSESSTTGSSSFDTSAKSTNSIFPNTSTSFSSNLFSGSCTTTSSFTISNPVTTNAFGTLIPTTSETQNDSDIAFLPTTNVSFSTLAAQSSQMAFKTDPNFSFVGAGSAVFGSKSKSVQKAKQVIADKKDENEEEEYDQTENDQDHDPHFEPIIPLPDIIEVHTGEEEEEKVFCERAKLYRYDKNTCEWKERGVGEMKILHHPKYDRYRLLLRREQVYKVVCNLLLTPDIVFTKLSTNERSWIWAGMNHAEEQPCIEQLAVKFKTVELAKKFKDTVDKVQQTLSESREKNVEDRPVIEEPEDGKNEEVDEEEGDEVEVDVEINEIEDEEEEEDNDDDDDDDDEDDDEDDDENDDEDDDEYDDEDDDQEEEEEEEDDQNSITFEKSASVFARNKKGGWNFVASGNLIIYYDPNIFGEKIILKADETDEVVSNTIISMTTNMKVNGTQCIWTAIDHALTPPTKRTLSATFSSVHVAQEMYKHFQ
- the LOC126928623 gene encoding E3 SUMO-protein ligase RanBP2-like isoform X2 — encoded protein: MFRSKKDVDRHVKNIFIKLKDSGEKKLRCYNIAKLYYQVGDYESAKKYVSNYLEIRDKSAGAHKLLGQALEALGQKEAAFVRYKISLELEPKQDDLLLKVCELLSDMDINTDINKIKYWVERADKKFPHHEIVFELKEKLLTLKTPSGDDDDLEKLIISELSVKQTDVHLQVKLLKYYVGNHRLEDAYNKATEIEATQCHRNNIIWYQSLTELLVKCKESKQSDWTFWIFYISVLERYAALCLKEQSNVIRKSITDIIQAVFNFDQSLHECKSKNFSNHPVFIEHMLLHMWGQLHFHLACLILRKTKAGEDSWSEAGRLCGPLLLTALHVAPIDPTAVWTMHLKDRLKNLVHVWYREGSYRYSQAGHVLQDYARDNTKKLLDKIDKFCTSSWRERVYQRIFIGRLYQDGKTTSYFVNSSVSNPPLRLCSFNELKRFDEISEEVWPDSLHHQVWLGLRARPHTSQNKDNGPHPNQTSRVFCELQFSVYNLHQAAPESLSRLDIDAFLNAAICTSSVLEEQQLSGLLNPEKLPTLPADLTNTLCTSAQEQWWSYAYKVYSMDKQKPLDEDVGELRLELQRGLEVVRCLGNHGLHPVLLVHLARIFHYRAETLKEIDQENNDIPYLEARSEMYWSAAVPLLERLQNNQVIRITNSKFFNYQGKEMNNVEIIKALEEGKLLLAQRFVRSKQYEKAIDALQALKCPEASVQQGQMYEKLADEIISSIPKESLTSEMRSQHIIMLSKARECFYLTLDRLRSPGTDPKHPLNLLLSTYISNVENKLKRIDPDLSRGDLSRNECDGMSDESYSSAHSAVDQTATKISTLTGLNASINILSTPQKNLHRTPKQSSTPCRTQHQDILDLSRNRSEARPSPERLDAQIRTLNQMIHAKDNKIQSIAEQNKAILELNKTVMEKVEKLAKEVTELRKEFQKQRTQINVNVNPNLEEDLCILNEDDYNDLNYNANQSGAASSISGNMFQSSHRHPYSQLVYPSATFQGYYPAGMSFNDPNAQAIPSLYPPNVYSMPVLYPNTRSKMPENILQQSLFMPPTSQSLQIPLQKVETSKPESTIKDAPVNKIPPVNVAITTSDTLPTTAPIVQPTLSVTIPPHFRQSSSSTSVATEQSAPHCYQISMPSQATIPTTVNLPPLSNTVTTTPANLSVSETSKQDTICSTGSPNSSDHEHDPIPDFVPVIPLPAEVKVTTGEEGQEVLFCARAKLYRFVDNEWKERGIGNVKLLKNEEGKVRLLMRREQVLKVCANHYLAPDMELTAKSNNEKAWFWVAHDFADGELNLEKFCIRFKTVEEGISFKEHFDKAKASLTSEKIIESIDKTSTKASTTSSNIKKSEKTKSDLKAIEQTPFVSGQTVQKQSIDVTETITSEKLKTNVPTTVIGGFSFTSTPIIQKTTTTESSKVPTKSEVSPFAGFTFNKTVTNAESFATTTQKNSTTGIIAASQFTFPFTKATTPSQSGATTVPTVSVHNSSISSSQPTSTVVTNENTSVSTSQFSLRRPSAPAPALALAPAPAPATASAPAPVPAPAPAPAPAPAPAPALAPANSTVPTFASAGIQDIGKSLVQTEYEEMLFTEKISLQYYNSDAKQWENRGTGQIKILWNPKTNKIRLLMIDENSLKICYNYDIFAKCPFTLKSSSNTVVNWNIQYGLDNKTVMFAATFKTSSQASQFYSIITSNQQKMVKDCITAESLKKPETMQNTQTNKIQTSLSEMFKPPAGSWECNACYTRNAESNAKCIACEEPRSSVSNKSNISNTVTSSQIPLSQMFKPPAGSWKCKCCDIVNAAESNYCVACDTPKDLSLPPKPKTDGFQISTSSSGVTPTFTFGIPQDTTKKSTSGFSFRLSTSNDVSIDSKSTSLIATKSDDKTDTSNAKFVFGTPGKSFGFNFVSKSSPTKSGEEENSEEEVVESDDIHFSPIIPLPDKIEVKTGEEEEEVLYSHRAKLFRYDKSVNEWKERGLGDIKLLQHKETGKLRLVMRREQILKLCLNHFVLPNLELKPKDEKTWMWNAADYSEGEIEPTLFACRFKTSDIANDFKDVIDKSRMELPSIEKTAETKIEAFTEVSPTRDIEVLYEMKVTPEEKQAALKFQLPENFYAYKQKPDCPGCRGCKEYSDVSLFSDRNSEKAASTSKTPTEDQKPLTTTSGIQSLSKSINLSPASNEVTTVQTPVSNTDTTVSSIFKSGLHSTTASQFATNSLSTTTTSSISFGNTNTITSSDKKTGFSFVMPQTTSTTNEIQKSTSDTLTPENLKICSPTNSQGQVSSTTSFSFMTSSTTPTTSIFGMAKLDNTGKNIFGGMWKKDSSGLLKPTSINVSTNNSESIFSNNFNTQPKTNTSTAMTSVFGASTSIFGSSALKTSSESSTTGSSSFDTSAKSTNSIFPNTSTSFSSNLFSGSCTTTSSFTISNPVTTNAFGTLIPTTSETQNDSDIAFLPTTNVSFSTLAAQSSQMAFKTDPNFSFVGAGSAVFGSKSKSVQKAKQVIADKKDENEEEEYDQTENDQDHDPHFEPIIPLPDIIEVHTGEEEEEKVFCERAKLYRYDKNTCEWKERGVGEMKILHHPKYDRYRLLLRREQVYKVVCNLLLTPDIVFTKLSTNERSWIWAGMNHAEEQPCIEQLAVKFKTVELAKKFKDTVDKVQQTLSESREKNVEDRPVIEEPEDGKNEEVDEEEGDEVEVDVEINEIEDEEEEEDNDDDDDDDDEDDDEDDDENDDEDDDEYDDEDDDQEEEEEEEDDQNSITFEKSASVFARNKKGGWNFVASGNLIIYYDPNIFGEKIILKADETDEVVSNTIISMTTNMKVNGTQCIWTAIDHALTPPTKRTLSATFSSVHVAQEMYKHFQ